A single window of Syntrophus aciditrophicus SB DNA harbors:
- a CDS encoding pyruvoyl-dependent arginine decarboxylase encodes MFLPNKIFFTKGVGTHRAELHSFELALRDAGIEKCNLVQVSSIMPPGCRVISRTEGLRLLKPGSITYCVMSRCASNEPRRLLAASVGCAIPADKTTYGYISEHHAFGQTEKQAGDYAEDLAAAMLASTLGIDFNVDESWDEKKEIFKISEKIVGTRNVTQSSIVKGTDYTTVLAAAVFVFS; translated from the coding sequence ATGTTTTTACCGAATAAAATTTTCTTCACAAAGGGCGTCGGAACTCATCGCGCGGAACTGCATTCCTTTGAGCTGGCCCTGCGGGACGCGGGAATAGAAAAATGCAACCTCGTACAGGTATCCAGCATCATGCCGCCGGGATGCCGGGTGATTTCACGTACTGAAGGCCTGCGCCTGCTGAAACCCGGTTCGATTACCTATTGCGTCATGAGCCGCTGTGCCAGCAATGAACCCAGGCGGCTGCTGGCAGCCTCGGTCGGCTGCGCCATCCCGGCGGATAAAACCACCTATGGCTATATCAGTGAACATCATGCCTTCGGACAGACTGAAAAGCAGGCTGGAGATTACGCGGAAGATCTCGCAGCTGCCATGCTGGCTTCGACGTTGGGCATCGATTTCAATGTTGATGAAAGTTGGGATGAAAAAAAGGAAATTTTCAAGATCAGTGAAAAAATCGTGGGCACAAGAAACGTCACCCAGTCCAGCATCGTGAAAGGTACGGATTACACAACCGTACTGGCGGCAGCGGTCTTCGTTTTTTCCTGA
- a CDS encoding putative Se/S carrier-like protein: MGLEMTITGLLIMASVMMALALAWFGLHYLLNPRMENPDGIAKVTGSCGDTMEIALKFNGPRVEDVHCWTDGCAISKMCVETVGMLARGKTVPELRTIDTASILERVGQLPETHMHCAVLAETTLQKAVSFYTLKNPDVDPLRPSFREAPPRHDGQNSRDDAALEEQTTYVVYLFPSVSYVMKAEKILKEREIVHKVIPVPRHISSDCGVCLRIPADQQERVTEALRGKVAWENTAEM, encoded by the coding sequence ATGGGATTGGAAATGACGATCACTGGCCTGCTGATAATGGCTTCGGTAATGATGGCACTGGCCCTTGCCTGGTTCGGACTTCACTACCTGCTGAATCCGCGTATGGAGAACCCGGACGGCATCGCGAAAGTGACCGGCTCCTGTGGAGACACCATGGAGATCGCCCTGAAATTCAACGGACCCAGGGTGGAAGATGTTCATTGCTGGACCGACGGCTGCGCAATAAGCAAGATGTGCGTGGAAACGGTGGGAATGCTTGCCCGCGGCAAGACCGTACCGGAACTCAGAACCATCGATACGGCATCAATCCTGGAGCGGGTGGGACAATTGCCGGAGACGCACATGCATTGCGCCGTTCTGGCGGAAACAACCCTGCAGAAGGCTGTTTCCTTTTATACGCTCAAAAATCCGGATGTCGACCCTTTGAGACCATCATTCCGTGAGGCACCCCCTCGGCATGACGGCCAAAACAGCCGGGATGACGCAGCCTTGGAGGAACAAACCACTTACGTCGTTTACCTTTTTCCTTCTGTCAGCTACGTCATGAAGGCGGAAAAAATCCTCAAGGAGAGGGAAATCGTCCACAAGGTGATCCCCGTCCCCCGCCATATCAGTTCCGACTGCGGCGTGTGTCTCCGGATTCCGGCGGATCAGCAGGAGAGAGTCACCGAAGCCCTGCGGGGAAAGGTTGCCTGGGAGAATACGGCCGAAATGTAA